Proteins encoded together in one Amblyomma americanum isolate KBUSLIRL-KWMA chromosome 1, ASM5285725v1, whole genome shotgun sequence window:
- the LOC144132437 gene encoding uncharacterized protein LOC144132437 gives MLGEVVRLPDKLKLCDDIDPYTLRPGVDTSADVSGFPEISHGDIVTYLVFSANFVTLENMKAYKALESHNYFTSGWVKHLSAKEFQDGKVVLLGEVNHSQRLGHKLLQVWILCKKDGAVITAHCTCVAGAGEACSYVGACLQLRPASK, from the exons ATGCTGGGGGAAGTTGTGAGGTTGCCAG ACAAGTTGAAACTGTGCGATGATATCGATCCATACACGCTGCGGCCCGGAGTGGACACAAGTGCCGATGTGAGTGGCTTCCCCGAGATTTCGCACGGCGACATCGTCACGTATCTTGTGTTTTCCGCGAACTTTGTGACTTTGGAAAACATGAAAGCGTACAAAGCTTTGGAGTCCCACAATTATTTtacaagcggctgggtgaagcacctttctgccaaggaattccaggacggcaaagttgtcctgctcggcgag GTGAACCACTCACAGAGGCTGGGGCACAAACTTCTCCAAGTGTGGATTTTGTGCAAgaaggatggcgctgtgatcactgcGCACTGCACATGTGTGGCTGGAGCAGGGGAAGCATGCTCCTATGTTGGAGCCTGTTTGCAGTTGAGACCGGCATCAAAATGA
- the LOC144133122 gene encoding uncharacterized protein LOC144133122 yields the protein MHDARLRNLYSEEMLAHDLDVLVKKANDVMPSIIISEETVKAVEALTRQQSSSSNWFLYRAGRVTASVMKRVCHTSIDNPSISRLKLICYPEKQSLKTPAITWGVKNEPRAFRAYQTSEAEKHDMFKCSKSRLHLSTRYPFVGATPDGLVCCAFCGKGVVELKCPFSLREVKDVTEMDTAGSCLETVNGVVQLRRQHGYFYQVQTQMAVCDVQWCDFVVWTPNWLHVERIQKGRHFYLPVNPCGNALDALRTIISHTVSPVGIILCQLMCGKFLFVVLLYR from the exons atgcatgatgcccgtttgagaaacctctactccgaagaaatgttggcgcatgatttggatgttttggttaagaaagccaatgatgtcatgccatcaataattataagtgaagagaccgtaaaggccgttgaagctttgacaaggcaacagagcagctcgtctaattggtttttgtaccgagcgggcagggtgactgcttctgtaatgaaaagggtgtgccacacaagcattgataaccctagcatatcacggctaaaactgatatgctatcctgaaaagcagtcgctgaagacgcctgccatcacatggggagtgaaaaatgagccccgtgccttcagggcataccaaaccagtgaagccgagaagcacgacatgttcaagtgctccaagtcgaggctgcacctgagtacaagatatccgtttgttggagcaacaccagacggtcttgtttgttgcgcattctgtgggaagggtgttgttgaacttaagtgcccattttcgctcagggaagtgaaggacgttacagagatggatactgcaggttcctgcctggaaactgtcaatggtgtagtccagctacggcgacaacacggatatttctaccaagtgcagacacaaatggctgtatgtgatgttcagtggtgcgacttcgtggtgtggacacctaattggttgcacgtggagagaatacagaaaggcaggcactttt ACTTGCCCGTTAACCCATGCGGCAACGCCTTGGACGCCCTAAGGACTATTATTAGCCACACTGTATCACCTGTTGGGATCATCTTGTGCCAGCTGATGTGTGGCAAGTTCCTTTTTGTGGTCcttttgtaccgatag